The Pseudanabaena yagii GIHE-NHR1 genome segment CTAGGCGACAGGGGTGGATCACTTTGTTCGGCGGGGTACTTGAGTCGAAACATACATTTATCTATGTCGATATCTATGTCGAGCTAGCATCAATCTTACCAATTTAAATTTGCGGATGCGGTAATCACAATGGGGTGTAGCCAGCGAAATAGCACAACGGTGATGGCGACACCAATATAGGCAGGACGAATAAATTCTTTTAAAACTAATTGTTGGCGACCTTGGGAGATCGCCAGAAATGGCACAACGGAAGTCCGTTCCTTGAGCGCCAGAAATGCATCCCCATGACGCTTAAATAAACGATGATCGCCATGCCAAACTGCAAAGGAATGGTAACTAACTAAGGCGATCGCTGTGGTCAGGGCAAAGGAAGTACCCAGCCAGAGCGTATGGGCTATACACCAGAGCGTCATGCCAATTAGCTGGGGATGGCGGCTGATGCGCGTGATCCCCGTCTCAAATAAATGCACCTGTGGCTTTTGGATCGCCGCAACTTCGCCTAGATTGAATGTCGCGGGATAGAGGAATAAAAAGGCGATCGCCGATAAACCTAAAACAAATTCATGAATTCCTGTAACGCCCTGTAAATTCCACAACTGCACCCCGTCATAGCGATGGTTGAAGTAAAAAATAAAGAGGACGACCGCAAGGGGAATACTGACCAAAGCA includes the following:
- a CDS encoding NnrU family protein, translating into MTSLSSFFSTYFTHFVMLGLILTFAITHSGLAALRIWAESKIGERLYRVLFALVSIPLAVVLFIFYFNHRYDGVQLWNLQGVTGIHEFVLGLSAIAFLFLYPATFNLGEVAAIQKPQVHLFETGITRISRHPQLIGMTLWCIAHTLWLGTSFALTTAIALVSYHSFAVWHGDHRLFKRHGDAFLALKERTSVVPFLAISQGRQQLVLKEFIRPAYIGVAITVVLFRWLHPIVITASANLNW